The Sporosarcina luteola genome contains a region encoding:
- a CDS encoding YlmC/YmxH family sporulation protein: MLLSEMAQKELIQVEEGIRYGFLADTDLIFNRKTGEIIGFEVKKKYGRFPFRNKEQETSEFIPWSEIVLIGEHRILFGKTYSLGEFDIDDN, encoded by the coding sequence ATGCTGCTATCTGAAATGGCGCAAAAAGAGCTAATTCAAGTAGAGGAAGGAATTCGCTATGGATTTCTTGCAGATACGGATTTAATCTTCAATCGAAAAACGGGAGAGATCATCGGCTTCGAAGTGAAAAAGAAATATGGACGATTCCCATTCCGCAACAAAGAGCAGGAGACTTCGGAATTCATCCCTTGGAGTGAAATCGTATTGATAGGAGAACATCGCATCCTATTTGGAAAAACATATAGTCTGGGGGAATTTGACATTGACGATAATTGA
- a CDS encoding M16 family metallopeptidase, translated as MIQKEISHNGIRIIHEKMPYVRSLAIGLFIKAGSINETEKEWGLSHFIEHMLFKGTKTRTAKMIAEQFDGMGGDINAYTSKEMTCYYTTVLDHHAEEALTILADMFFNSQFDEVDMQREKSVILDEIASVEDTPDDDVDERLWSVMYPKHPIGRSIGGVKETIKRFDKEMIEHYISKHYTAGNIVISVAGNYDDKLIGFIENLFNSYVDRENMTETNEESHPVFHSGNTTKFKEIEQAHICIGYPGLALSDDRLHDLILLDSIVGGTMSSRMFQKIREEKGLAYSVFSYYSSYLATGSFVIYGGTGPEHLEEMVSTMDQLIGEIVSDGVTEKELHNAKEQLKGSFLLGLESSESRMHRNGKNELILVEHKSIEEVVEQIDNVQLDNVNKIACETFARDRTISIIAPKKR; from the coding sequence TTGATACAAAAAGAAATCAGTCATAACGGCATTAGAATCATCCATGAAAAGATGCCTTATGTTCGCTCATTGGCAATCGGCCTATTTATAAAGGCCGGTTCCATCAATGAGACGGAAAAGGAATGGGGGCTCTCCCACTTCATCGAACATATGCTTTTCAAAGGAACGAAAACGCGCACCGCAAAAATGATAGCGGAACAATTCGACGGGATGGGCGGGGATATAAACGCTTACACGTCCAAAGAGATGACTTGCTATTATACAACGGTGCTTGATCATCATGCGGAAGAAGCCCTGACAATTTTGGCGGATATGTTTTTTAATTCGCAGTTCGACGAAGTAGACATGCAAAGGGAGAAATCCGTCATCTTGGATGAAATTGCATCAGTGGAAGATACACCCGATGATGATGTCGATGAACGTCTTTGGTCGGTCATGTATCCGAAGCATCCGATAGGAAGATCTATCGGCGGCGTAAAGGAAACGATTAAACGTTTTGATAAGGAAATGATCGAACATTATATTTCAAAGCATTACACAGCTGGTAATATCGTCATTTCAGTTGCGGGAAATTACGATGATAAATTAATCGGCTTCATCGAAAACCTGTTTAATTCATATGTAGACCGTGAGAACATGACAGAAACGAATGAAGAATCCCATCCTGTTTTCCATAGCGGAAACACAACAAAATTTAAAGAAATTGAACAGGCGCATATTTGCATCGGTTACCCGGGCTTGGCCCTTTCTGATGACAGGCTCCATGATCTGATTCTGCTGGATAGCATTGTCGGTGGCACGATGTCGTCCCGGATGTTCCAAAAGATTCGGGAGGAGAAAGGGCTTGCTTATTCCGTGTTCTCCTATTATTCATCCTACTTGGCGACGGGCTCATTCGTCATTTACGGGGGTACCGGACCCGAACATTTGGAGGAAATGGTGTCGACGATGGATCAGCTCATTGGTGAAATCGTATCGGATGGGGTTACGGAGAAGGAACTGCATAATGCGAAGGAGCAATTGAAAGGCAGCTTCCTGCTTGGCCTTGAAAGTTCGGAATCGAGAATGCACCGGAATGGAAAGAACGAACTGATTCTAGTAGAGCATAAGTCGATTGAGGAAGTTGTCGAACAGATCGATAATGTGCAGCTGGACAATGTCAATAAGATTGCATGTGAAACGTTTGCCCGTGACCGTACAATTTCAATCATCGCGCCCAAAAAACGGTGA